A section of the Phaseolus vulgaris cultivar G19833 chromosome 8, P. vulgaris v2.0, whole genome shotgun sequence genome encodes:
- the LOC137825094 gene encoding filament-like plant protein 1, with protein MAEDLPSIIKKVVKSSNKRLQDEISTLQEENRLIRIEAEKLSCNLMMAEIDHSRLEDAMSAELRGARKEASDLRQKLHLLAQEKIELESKLVPYRLKVANLEASIKADAAKVENLEKRSADREVLLGKVEKERDDAMAELAKAQEESKKTAAELAQARDEGKKVAEDLAQARGETEETS; from the coding sequence atggcagaggacctcccctcaatCATAAAAAAGGTTGTGAAGAGCTCGAACAAGAGGCTTCAGGACGAGATCTCAACGCTCCaggaggagaatcgcctgataaggattgaggcagaaaaacTGTCTTGCAATTTGATGATGGCAGAAATCGATCACTCAAGactggaggacgccatgagtgcTGAGCTGAGGGgcgcacgcaaggaggcctccgatctgcgccagaaactgcacctcctagctcaagagaaaatcgagctggagagtaagctggttccctacaggctcaaggtggccaacttggaggcatcaataaaagcggatgcagccaaggtgGAGAACCTTGAGAAAAGGTCGGCTGATCGGGAGGTACTCCTCGGAAAGGTCgaaaaggagagggacgacgccatggctgagctcgccaaGGCTCAAGAGGAAAGCAAGAAAactgctgcagagctggcccaggcgcgggacgaaggcaaaaaggttgctgaagaccttgctcAAGCTCGCGGGGAAACTGAAGAAACGAGCTGA